The nucleotide sequence taaaGATACTGTTGAAAATGTGACTGACCGCCAGTCAaagtagtgtgtgtctgtgtgtgtgtgcgtgtgtttgtgagtgtgtgtttgtgtgtgtttgatgtgatgtgatgtgaaagGAGAGTTGTATTTTCTTAAAGCTGTTCCCACGACACCAGAcgacctccacctctctctctctctctctctctctctctccctctctctcgctctataAAAGGCTCGTCTGGTGGCGTTTGGTGACTCGTCTTaaaaaggacagagagaaagagagagagagggaaagtagCGAGAAAGCcagaatgaaaagagagagagacgagaagaaaaagaagagttgGTTTGTTTCCTCTCGTGCAGACGCGTAGATGTGAAAGCAGCAGGTGGCGATATAACCATGACCTCAGAGCCACGAGGACCAATCAGGAGCCTGAAAAACAGGATCCGACAGTTACTCATTAATACTCGTGAAGGATTTTCTACCATGTGATATCAAAGTGATAAATTAAGGGAACAATGCAGAACCTGCATCTGGCGACTGGAGCTCTAATGCAAGTTCCCTGATGTTAGGCTGAAGGGAGAGGAGACGGGGATCCAGGCTAAATGAGTCATTAGAGTCAAGAGAAACCAGACGAGAAGTactactgacacacactgacacacacacacacacacagacacacacacacacacacagaacagaaaACCCATGTAGGAGTTAGGATCTGACGTGTTCTGTCCTCGCTGTGGAGCCGTTTCTAAATGAGGTTAAACATTGTTAGAATAACTGTGTTGATCCCAAACTGCTGATGTGCCGGTTGGTTTGTACAACACAAGAATGATCTCATCTTCAGACTCTGACCTCATCATCAGCAGAGGACTCGCTGGAAGTGGATCTGTGGAGATTTCTGGAAGGACACAACATGGCTGACCCGGCATTTGAGGCGTGTCCACATACTTTGTCCTCAGACATGGTGATATGAGGGATGTTACGATTAATAACATGGAgagtaaatgtttgatttatttaacagctaaatcctctgtgtgtgtgtgtgtgtgtgtgtgtgtgtgtgtgtgtgtttggtttggtttcatACGTGGGAAGTGAGCTAATATCAGTCTTCAGGGTCTAATTTTAGAGTTGTGTGTTGTATTGCAACACCAAGGACACAGagtacacacacaaccacacacacacacacgcacacacacacacacacacacgccgggAGTCCAGATGTTTCCTCTTAAACCACAGAGGCCTGGTCTCAAACAGCTGAAGCAGTGACATCAGAAAACCCCAGGAACCGTCACAGtgaagatttatttaaaaacgaCTTCTTTACAGCTGTGAGAGGACCAGTTCCTTTAATGGAACCAGTGCACAGATACTGTTTGTACAGGGAGCTCGGTGACCATCCAGCTGTTtgccttcctcttcatcacgagGAGAGAACATCAGCTTCGTCATGTGCAGTAAAACCTAAAGAAATCAAGTCTGTATTTTAAACctctgaaatgtttatttaaatatatcaacTGAAAGATATTTActgtgtgatgtgttttctaTGGTTTGTGAGTTCCACCAGTACaatgaactggtttcaacacgaTCTGATTATCTGATTCACTTGTTCTCTACAACCAGGAGCCACGTGCCAAACGACTCCTGGATTTTGAGAATATATCATTTTAgaatttaatctttaatcttagAGGAGGCAACAAAACATGAGTATccacaatatcacaactttTCTCTTGTGAAATCTCAGAATTTCTTTCCTTCAACGTGGACCTGATCCAGAATCTCTGGAGGTCATCATCACTGgtcactgacctctgacctctgaggatgacctcacacttcctgctgtccTGTCCACGCTCCTTTAATAAAAAGTGATCACTCTTTTTCTGAATGAGATTTGAGTCACATGTTCTCCTCGCGTTGTTAAAGACGGAGGTGATGGACCACacactgctgccccctgctggctgcaccACAGAAGGACAAGCGGACGTCCACATGTCATGTGACCCATCggatgcccattttaccacagtggatatggttccttggggtcttaataaaatgtctgtaacatattttggtcaaaataccacaaggatcatttaaaacagcagctttttaccctgtctgaaacagccctcctcagattgacctgttttgagtgagatgatggggggtgggggggggggggggggggggggggtggtccaaggccatgtagcgagactccctacatgtgcatggtgtgactatgacatATTTTTCGGTaatcccattggacgcactctagcgtatcgtttctgaaatagaggaacattaacatgtagaagaactacaaaagtggaattttcataatatgtcccctttaattctTTTGGACTCAGTGACAAAACCTCATTTCAGAGTTTCAGCCAAACCTAGAGCACCTCCTGGCATCGGGTCATTTCTTCAGAACGTGTGAAGCTTTCTGCAGGTCACTGATGACGTCTCTTgttgtctgtgtatttgtgattgTTGCTTTTTGACCACACAAGTCCCAGGTGTTGTGTGTGGACGCCGCTCTGCTTCAACACTCGTCGTTGCTTTTCATCTCGAGTCTTCCTGCGTTGGACGAGACCTGCGACGTGCTGACCGGCCTCCTCGTGCCCAGCTGGGCCCTGAAGGTCTTGCAGAAGATGAAGTAGATGAGCGGGTCCAGGCAGACGTTGAGAACCGACACCATGACGGTCAGCTCCTTCAGGTAGAAGAAGGTCTGCTTCCAGCGGCACTGCTTGGACAGGAAGGCGTAGGGGAGTCGCACCAGGTGGTACGGGACGAAGCAGACGCAGAACACGATGACCAGAACCAACATGTTCCTGTGGCACTTGGCCAGTTTGTTGAAGCTGGAGGACGCCGGCTGCCTCTGCTGGACCTGGGACAGCCTGCGGGACGTGCCCCAGTAGAAGAGGACCAGGGAGACGAGGACCAGCAGGAAGATGGTGGCGGAGCAGGTGTGGATGAATTTGTAGAAAACGCGGAGCTGTGGACTGTGCAGGACTTCACAGCTGTGAGTGACCGGCACCCTGCGGGACGGCTCTGAGTCCTGGGTGAGGAGGGACAGGACGATGTAGCTGCAGGACGAGGCCAGAAGGAAGAGCCAGGTCCCGGTGGAGACGAGGCGAGCGACCCTCACGGTCTGCAGGATGTGATTTCCTACAGGGTGGACGATCTTCAGATACCTGAGGAGGACAAGCAGCTGTCAGTGGAGATCTTCAGCTCGGTTCTCTGACAGAAACAAACCTGCAGGTTTCTCAGAGGAAACATCTGAGACAAGCTGCAGCCCTGTATctgtctcatctcatccaaCCACATCCTGAGCATCTCTGATCAGCTCTGAACATTCACCACTGAGAAGTTTCACATCCTCATAacgatcagaagacatgttcagtGCAGCAGCGGAGACCGGTTCACTGTCTTCACCGAGCCCTGTCGTCAAGTCAGAGCCTGAACTTCATGTCCCTGATCGATGTGAGCTCAGCAGGTTCAGACAGTTTCTACATATTTAACTCTTTTAATAACCTTCTGAAAGGGAAGTGACTTTATCCAGTGGACGAGCTGTTCTCTGGTGTCAGGACTCGACCTCAACTCTATTTTGTTCCGGCATCTGAAATCGACAACTTCCATATTTCTGAGGTTTTGGTAACAGCTGgatttaatgtgtgttttagAAAGTCTGCAGATTACTTGTTAATATTTTTCTACACATGAGAAGTTTTGTTCGACTGTTAAATTGTTTCTTCCTTTTCACGTAGTGGATTTTTATCACGTGAGTCATTTGAACATCAACACATTGAAAACCTGCAGAGAGATAAAACCCTGGTGTTCCAGGTGGTCAGAGACGTTTGGGACGAGTCAGTTCAACTCACCTGTTAGCGGCGATGAAACCCATGAACAGGATGCTGGCGTACATGTTGAGGTAGAAGGCGGCAGAACCGAAGTGGCAGTAGACCAGGCGCACGGGGACGGAGCTGCTGGCGAAGTGGAGGATTCGAACGGGGAGA is from Pleuronectes platessa unplaced genomic scaffold, fPlePla1.1 scaffold_363, whole genome shotgun sequence and encodes:
- the LOC128436441 gene encoding P2Y purinoceptor 14, producing the protein MNVSNGTDCDQVNTPAHVFFMLVYSLQFLVGLLLNGFTLKVYFCRGQQQRTSSVTVYLKNLAASDFLISLCLPVRILHFASSSVPVRLVYCHFGSAAFYLNMYASILFMGFIAANRYLKIVHPVGNHILQTVRVARLVSTGTWLFLLASSCSYIVLSLLTQDSEPSRRVPVTHSCEVLHSPQLRVFYKFIHTCSATIFLLVLVSLVLFYWGTSRRLSQVQQRQPASSSFNKLAKCHRNMLVLVIVFCVCFVPYHLVRLPYAFLSKQCRWKQTFFYLKELTVMVSVLNVCLDPLIYFIFCKTFRAQLGTRRPVSTSQVSSNAGRLEMKSNDEC